CAGTTAATTTCTTATAATCCATTAAGATATACGATGAACTGCTGTTTATCTTCCTCCATAGAATAATATATACGTCACCATCCATTATGGTATCAAAATTAGAGTTAAGGTTATTTACCCATGCCGGCTTGTGTGCATCACCCCTACCGATGGAATGGAAGAAAGAAATACCATAAAATCTGTCATCAGAAGTTCCTGATGTATCATTGGTATCAAGCCTGAATGATAAACCAAGCATGAAATGGTCTCCTTTCCCTCCCTCAGATTCAACCTTAATTTTTGCCTGTAAGTCATAGCTCAAAAGGCCATCAGAGTTTGTCCATTGAACTGCAAGGTCAGGAAGGTCAGGATTACCATCCCATTTAAGACTAATGAGGGCCTCCTTTCCTGTCAGGTTTAATGCAGGCTCACCATCTGCCGGCCCGCCGCTCAGGATTGAAGCCCCTCCCGCATTAATATTCCAGTTATTATTCAGGTCAGTACTGCTTGTAAAAGGCTCACTGTAGGACTTGTTAATCTTGTATGTTATCTTTCTCCTGCTCTCCGCATAACCGCCTTCATTGATGATGCCGGTAGACTCAAGAAGGGTGTATGAAGAATTTGTGTCATCTATTGACAGGCTGAACTTGTCACCATTGCTCATAGTGAAAGTTTTTCCATGCAGATTTGTTGCAGCCGCAGCATGGTCTGTCTTTATCTGTGGTATGGCATAATTACCGCCGGATTCAGCAAGGTAATATGCCCTCATCTGGTAATTCGCAAACAGCTCCCCAAGTGTTGACCCTGTTGTTAGATATAAGACAGCAGAAGCCAACACTGCACTTACGGTAATTGTAACGATTATCCATATCAGGACAGAGCCGGCGTTGTTAGTAGTCTCAAGGCAGCCTTTTTGATTATTTATAGTTTCACCCGAAAATCCCTCCGGCGGGGTAAGAAAACCCCGCCTATCCATGCCTAAATTGAGTATAGGCGGGACATTCTTGTCCCTCTGATTTTCATGCCCCTTTGTGAAACCCCGTTTCATGACGGTTCACCCGAAAATACACCTAATTGTCTGTCATGGTTCGACAAGCTCACCATGACACCTTGGCTGTCATCCTGAGCCCTTCGACTTCGCTCAGGACAGGTTTGTCGAAGGATGATTCCATTTTCATCCCCGTTAGTAATCGCCTCACCCATGGCCTATAACCTCTTACCAATTTTCTAAAGATTTCTTGGTACGACACGCCCTGTAAATGAAGAATTGACATTGTCTGCCCCCTGAATTGTCAGGGTAAACTCTATAACTTTTCTGGTTGATGTCCAGATTGTTTGTGGAGCACTGTTATAAGTATCACGATATGAAAGGGCAAAGTTGCTTACCCTGTCTGTCAATATATCCCCGTCTAAAATAAGCGGGTCATTTGCAGTGCCGGTCCATGAAATAGAATGAGAACCGGCCGTACCGTTTTTGTAAGCCTGAAAGGTAATACTCGTTCCAGTACCGGTTGTAACAGAGCTGATAAAATTAAGCTCTTTAACAATCCTGACCATTGCGGTCTGACCTTTATGGGCAGTTTTGGAATTAATCTTAGTAAATACGTAACCTTTAACAATGCTGACCACACCCATCACAGCAATAGCGCCGACAATACCGGCAAGAACGAGGGAGACAATTACCTCGATAAGGGTAAAACCGGTTTCAGTCGAAGTTAACCATTGCCCACCTCCACCCTGACCCTCCCCCCTCAAGGGGGAGGGAATAGATATAGCACCCTCTTCCCCCGAGTGTTCCTCTAATCTCCCCTCCCCTTGCGGGAGGGGATTAAGGGGAGGGGGTATTAACATTCTGCATTCCGCATTCTGCATTTCTTCTCTCATTGCTTTGCAAACAATACTGTTAATATCTCACCAAGGTCGTTTCTTATTGTTACCTTTAACAAATTATTTGCACCCGTATCATCCGTTGCCTCAGTCTGGCCGGCAAATTTAATATAGCGGTTATTAATAACATAGTATTGGCCATAAGAATTATTCTGGTTTGTTGCCTCAGCCCCGATATTGGTCTTAAGTGTGACAAGATTGGTTGTATAATTTTTCAGGTAATCTGCTGTGATATTTTCCATAACCTGTTGATGGTTAAATGCCTTATTTAAGCGGACTACAGGGTTTGAGCTTGAGGTAAATGTCTTTCCAAAGTATGAGTATAAGACTGCACCAAGCATTCCTGAGATTACAAGGGTAATAATTATT
The sequence above is a segment of the Nitrospirota bacterium genome. Coding sequences within it:
- a CDS encoding prepilin-type N-terminal cleavage/methylation domain-containing protein, with translation MQNAECRMLIPPPLNPLPQGEGRLEEHSGEEGAISIPSPLRGEGQGGGGQWLTSTETGFTLIEVIVSLVLAGIVGAIAVMGVVSIVKGYVFTKINSKTAHKGQTAMVRIVKELNFISSVTTGTGTSITFQAYKNGTAGSHSISWTGTANDPLILDGDILTDRVSNFALSYRDTYNSAPQTIWTSTRKVIEFTLTIQGADNVNSSFTGRVVPRNL
- a CDS encoding prepilin-type N-terminal cleavage/methylation domain-containing protein is translated as MGLYYNQTGFTLIEIIITLVISGMLGAVLYSYFGKTFTSSSNPVVRLNKAFNHQQVMENITADYLKNYTTNLVTLKTNIGAEATNQNNSYGQYYVINNRYIKFAGQTEATDDTGANNLLKVTIRNDLGEILTVLFAKQ